Proteins encoded within one genomic window of Terriglobus sp. TAA 43:
- a CDS encoding site-specific integrase, with protein MRQSRRRAQQPEILEPAEIAEILRELRGIEPVRTAFLIAAVMGMRRGEIFGLQWGDVDFDRGILHVRRSYVDGVKGLPKTESSRRPLPIPEPALEALKEWKEKASYTGANDWVFASGVSFGKQPYWPGTLWRRNVAPAIERAKIVKPKLGWHTLRRSYASLLLSSGVSLRVSMELMRHSTAEMTLATYAQTVGSEKRDAGSMIASLVLGNEVATS; from the coding sequence GTGCGACAGAGCAGGCGTCGGGCGCAACAGCCAGAGATTCTTGAACCCGCGGAGATCGCAGAAATCCTCCGCGAACTTCGTGGGATTGAGCCTGTAAGGACAGCATTCCTCATCGCCGCAGTTATGGGGATGAGGAGGGGAGAAATCTTCGGCCTCCAGTGGGGAGACGTAGACTTCGACCGTGGTATCTTGCACGTTCGTCGATCCTATGTGGATGGTGTTAAGGGCTTACCTAAAACTGAGTCTTCACGTCGACCGTTGCCAATTCCAGAACCGGCCTTGGAAGCACTCAAGGAATGGAAGGAAAAGGCTTCATACACGGGTGCTAACGATTGGGTGTTTGCTTCCGGTGTTTCTTTCGGAAAGCAACCCTATTGGCCCGGAACACTGTGGCGGAGGAACGTGGCTCCGGCCATTGAACGCGCCAAGATTGTGAAGCCCAAACTCGGTTGGCACACGCTTCGTCGAAGCTATGCCAGTCTGCTTTTATCCAGTGGCGTCAGCTTGCGTGTGTCCATGGAGTTGATGAGGCACAGTACCGCAGAGATGACGTTAGCAACATATGCGCAGACGGTGGGAAGCGAGAAGCGTGACGCCGGCAGCATGATCGCTTCACTTGTATTGGGAAACGAAGTTGCTACATCGTGA
- a CDS encoding P-loop NTPase fold protein, whose translation MPAPPTQAVASKISVSPRRNWKKRFYLSASILLVLASTPFAVMQVLGFRSFMGFGSRVDHPHLFLSTINLPRYEIYSDVNTEATMLPFIDENIRAVAVADDAIWIGGDAGLLARQRETEPISQWDCFSLSQEVWRQRSCDIVSSRAAPAVLAIEWFSQKEAVLVASNSAIYHTIDGGVSWPRELNLAKFFSWLRSEQQGSAPTIASVPLEEASAGELSFTPPVAITDCFQLPQQNKHQPSPFCSRDRHEGRSPYFFLKPSDRHSLWVMGTDSDPIRITAPSRPLVPFIRLPAPWYLIVLLVAGDLLYRASKAKAQSALMDDTIANLGVSDRPLNWGDDDAMGFHAMARGISLFLRNANTGLPLVLAINGAWGSGKSSLMNLICANMETSTSMVWFNAWHHQSEEQMLAALLQAVRVQSLEALWSRRGITRRFQLLLAQLGKNWPITTLLSFVGIVLLMLIFHIVDKLISDTRDAAHLTTQIKLWAALISSCVAFVGTLKKLKTSVGSLIANPASLLASYSGSVTMEDLSAQTTFRQRFSNDFKKLINVLGDRRLVIVVDDLDRCRPEKIREILEAVNFLVTSGECAIILGLARPYVEHFLGVAFKDFVEGIPPELLGLDRESDWTAAQLDRSYAGLYLEKLIQIDITIPKPTDVQAGDIIVPRSQIAMPTLEDWIRTRILERKAREVSLRSFFRILEKWMGPILGTVFLVSIFSYTIAIWRSPIYERIDRAFSTPEIKADTSRVSTTLGGIKVQLAPKSLVLSDSQNEQEHLPSSAETTTPLTNSNRFKVFSSSRDVSEKADVPTPMRLVVTPATLSTPSDRYVMLPSPGSTGLIVAGIAALLLSVLPLLLRILLTMDESLTVSDSAAFQEALISWIPLIHGIFHSPRSLKRYMNKVRFLAMRQRGLTEMDPMPALDRLASRIARLLYPRLKGEPDIDAVGTLVASDVIPDDILIVLVAIQGDETLWEMLKTENRLREEELSRSSALTHLRSGARTMIISLREVWPQLREHLPKYVELAGGVVAN comes from the coding sequence ATGCCAGCACCACCGACTCAAGCCGTCGCGTCTAAAATTTCAGTCTCGCCGCGGCGAAATTGGAAGAAGCGCTTTTACCTTTCGGCAAGCATTCTGCTGGTATTAGCCTCTACTCCCTTCGCTGTTATGCAAGTGTTGGGTTTTCGATCATTTATGGGTTTTGGTTCCCGCGTCGACCACCCACATCTGTTTCTGTCGACGATTAACCTTCCAAGATACGAGATTTATTCGGATGTAAATACTGAGGCTACGATGCTTCCATTCATCGATGAAAATATTCGGGCCGTAGCCGTCGCAGATGACGCAATTTGGATCGGTGGGGACGCTGGTCTTCTCGCTCGACAACGCGAGACGGAACCTATCTCGCAGTGGGATTGTTTTTCCTTGTCGCAGGAAGTCTGGAGGCAGAGGTCCTGCGACATTGTCTCGTCGCGAGCCGCTCCGGCAGTGCTTGCTATCGAATGGTTCTCTCAAAAGGAGGCCGTATTGGTCGCGAGCAACTCCGCGATTTATCACACAATTGATGGGGGCGTGTCATGGCCAAGAGAACTAAACTTGGCGAAATTCTTTTCGTGGCTGCGAAGTGAGCAGCAAGGATCGGCTCCAACAATTGCATCTGTTCCCCTTGAAGAAGCCAGTGCTGGAGAACTCTCATTCACTCCGCCTGTTGCGATCACCGATTGTTTTCAGCTTCCTCAACAAAATAAGCATCAGCCCTCTCCTTTCTGTTCCAGAGATAGGCATGAAGGCCGTTCGCCATACTTTTTCTTGAAACCGAGTGATCGACACTCCCTCTGGGTCATGGGAACAGACTCCGATCCGATACGAATCACAGCTCCATCACGTCCACTCGTTCCCTTCATCCGCCTTCCCGCGCCGTGGTATCTCATTGTTCTTTTAGTGGCTGGCGATCTCCTCTATCGAGCTTCAAAGGCGAAGGCACAGTCCGCACTCATGGACGATACCATCGCGAACCTCGGCGTCTCGGACCGGCCCCTCAATTGGGGAGACGACGACGCAATGGGTTTTCATGCCATGGCGCGTGGCATTTCGCTCTTTCTCCGTAACGCCAACACAGGCTTGCCGCTTGTCCTGGCGATCAACGGTGCGTGGGGAAGCGGTAAGAGTTCACTAATGAATTTGATCTGCGCGAACATGGAAACTTCTACCAGCATGGTCTGGTTTAATGCCTGGCACCATCAGTCGGAGGAGCAAATGCTCGCAGCACTCTTGCAGGCGGTGCGCGTGCAGTCGCTCGAAGCTCTCTGGTCGCGTCGCGGTATCACTCGTCGATTCCAGTTACTCCTTGCGCAACTCGGCAAGAACTGGCCTATCACTACGTTGCTTAGCTTTGTCGGCATCGTCCTACTGATGCTCATCTTCCACATTGTTGACAAACTGATTTCAGATACTAGAGACGCAGCTCATCTCACCACTCAGATCAAACTCTGGGCTGCTCTAATCTCAAGCTGTGTCGCTTTCGTGGGAACCCTCAAGAAGCTGAAAACAAGTGTGGGCTCGCTGATTGCAAACCCTGCTTCTTTGCTCGCATCGTACTCGGGCTCGGTGACGATGGAAGATCTGAGCGCCCAAACAACCTTCCGTCAACGTTTCAGCAATGATTTCAAAAAACTGATCAACGTCCTTGGAGATCGCCGACTTGTCATTGTGGTTGATGATCTGGATAGGTGCAGGCCTGAGAAAATCCGCGAAATATTGGAGGCCGTTAACTTCCTCGTCACCTCTGGAGAATGCGCCATCATTCTTGGTCTGGCTCGCCCTTACGTCGAACATTTCCTCGGTGTCGCCTTCAAAGACTTTGTCGAAGGCATACCCCCCGAGCTTCTTGGCCTCGACCGCGAGTCCGATTGGACGGCTGCCCAGCTTGATCGATCCTACGCTGGTCTGTATCTCGAGAAGCTCATTCAAATTGACATCACCATTCCCAAACCCACAGATGTGCAAGCCGGAGATATCATCGTTCCCCGGTCACAGATTGCCATGCCGACTCTTGAGGATTGGATCCGGACCCGGATCCTCGAGCGCAAAGCCAGAGAAGTATCCCTTCGTTCTTTCTTCCGAATCTTGGAAAAGTGGATGGGCCCTATACTCGGCACTGTTTTTCTCGTGAGCATCTTTTCATACACGATTGCGATATGGAGATCTCCCATCTATGAGCGTATCGATCGAGCATTTTCTACTCCGGAAATCAAAGCGGATACTTCACGAGTTTCTACTACCCTCGGCGGTATCAAGGTGCAACTTGCACCCAAGAGCCTTGTCTTGTCGGACAGCCAGAACGAACAAGAACACTTGCCGAGCTCTGCGGAGACGACGACTCCATTGACCAATAGCAATCGATTTAAGGTTTTTTCATCTAGTCGTGATGTCTCCGAGAAGGCGGACGTACCGACACCGATGCGGCTCGTCGTCACACCCGCTACTCTTTCCACCCCGTCTGACAGGTACGTGATGCTTCCGAGTCCTGGTTCCACCGGGCTCATCGTTGCAGGCATTGCAGCGCTTCTATTGAGCGTTCTGCCGCTCCTCTTACGCATTTTGCTGACTATGGATGAGTCGCTCACAGTAAGTGATTCGGCCGCGTTTCAGGAGGCGCTCATCAGCTGGATTCCGCTCATTCACGGCATCTTTCACAGTCCGCGATCATTGAAGCGATATATGAATAAGGTTCGGTTTCTCGCGATGCGACAACGGGGGCTCACGGAAATGGATCCTATGCCCGCTCTCGATCGCTTAGCGAGCAGAATAGCGCGGCTTCTTTATCCGAGGTTGAAGGGGGAGCCAGACATCGATGCTGTCGGAACTTTGGTCGCAAGTGACGTCATCCCGGATGACATTCTCATCGTCCTAGTTGCCATACAAGGCGACGAAACTTTGTGGGAGATGCTCAAGACCGAGAATCGTCTGCGCGAGGAGGAACTTTCGAGAAGCTCTGCGCTGACACACTTACGGTCCGGTGCTCGCACTATGATCATTTCCTTGAGGGAGGTTTGGCCACAGCTGCGAGAACATCTTCCGAAATATGTTGAACTCGCTGGAGGAGTCGTTGCGAATTGA
- a CDS encoding SOS response-associated peptidase family protein yields MQVCEAVALYCAIHAEPPSESASLNGILGPTRKKPKWEFTIPGQRPFGMAAVWKLWKNPTTEHWEKTFAVLTGEPNELMAPIHDRMTTFLEPKDYEEYLSPSERAPVHLLRILSADRMKAELVDASPISNAQVSLFESQ; encoded by the coding sequence ATGCAGGTTTGTGAGGCCGTGGCTTTGTACTGTGCTATCCATGCCGAGCCACCGTCAGAATCAGCGTCTCTAAACGGAATTCTAGGACCTACGCGCAAGAAGCCGAAGTGGGAGTTCACTATCCCTGGCCAACGTCCGTTCGGGATGGCTGCGGTCTGGAAGCTCTGGAAGAATCCAACGACCGAACATTGGGAGAAGACCTTCGCGGTACTCACTGGTGAGCCGAACGAACTCATGGCGCCGATACATGATCGAATGACAACTTTTCTGGAGCCCAAGGACTACGAAGAATACCTCAGTCCATCAGAACGAGCTCCGGTTCATTTGCTTCGTATCCTTTCGGCGGACAGGATGAAAGCTGAACTCGTGGATGCATCTCCTATTAGCAATGCGCAGGTCAGTCTCTTCGAGAGCCAATGA
- a CDS encoding response regulator transcription factor, whose product MKIVYTVVEDLRLSHTLHTALAANGVAVISLHSSSECLSHENRHVASCLLLSEGLAGMDCGSLPYLRERNSPPIIIISVNGDVPSCVRALRKGAHDYLTVPLMAPRLFQAIESAFDADRRLRAELQETAELRSRWASLTTREAEIMHYAVRGFLNKQTAAELKITENTVQVHRGRVMRKMHATSLAELVLMSVRLSS is encoded by the coding sequence ATGAAGATCGTCTATACCGTTGTTGAAGACCTGAGATTGAGTCACACTCTGCATACGGCGTTGGCGGCGAACGGTGTCGCTGTTATCTCGTTACACTCCTCCAGCGAGTGCCTGAGTCATGAAAATCGTCACGTAGCGTCGTGTCTTCTACTCAGTGAAGGATTGGCAGGCATGGACTGCGGTTCTCTTCCCTATTTGCGCGAGAGAAACTCACCACCGATCATCATCATCTCGGTGAATGGCGATGTCCCATCCTGTGTTCGCGCTCTCAGGAAAGGAGCACATGACTACCTCACTGTGCCGCTGATGGCGCCTCGTCTCTTTCAGGCCATAGAGTCTGCATTTGACGCGGACCGAAGGTTGCGCGCAGAACTGCAGGAGACCGCGGAGTTGAGAAGCCGTTGGGCATCGCTCACAACCAGAGAAGCCGAGATTATGCACTATGCGGTCAGAGGATTCCTGAATAAGCAGACTGCAGCAGAGCTCAAGATTACTGAAAATACCGTCCAGGTACACCGCGGGCGCGTGATGCGCAAGATGCATGCAACGTCGTTGGCGGAGCTGGTGCTCATGTCAGTCAGGCTTTCGAGCTAA
- a CDS encoding alpha/beta hydrolase produces MRFFRWSGVVVSLSLLLAASMSSFAQSKPRIKNIVLVHGAFADGSSWAKVIPILESKGYHVTVVQNPLTSLTDDVNAALRIIALQDGPTILVGHSWGGVVITQAGNDPKVKGLVYVAAYMPDQGKSANDTSGPYGPTPGQKSIQLDDKHYARVSSEGAIKYFAQGLPMTERRTVLAVQGQTYGPMFDEKITRAAWKSKPSWHVIATEDLMLFPTMEETQAIKAGGKAFKIPACHVAMLQQPQKVAEVIMAAANGAKP; encoded by the coding sequence ATGAGATTTTTTAGATGGTCTGGTGTTGTTGTTTCGCTCTCGCTTTTGTTAGCCGCGAGCATGAGCTCGTTTGCGCAATCAAAGCCCCGAATAAAGAACATCGTCCTAGTACACGGAGCTTTCGCAGATGGCTCAAGCTGGGCAAAGGTTATTCCGATTCTGGAGTCAAAGGGCTATCACGTCACAGTTGTGCAGAACCCGCTGACATCGTTGACAGATGATGTGAACGCAGCGCTACGGATCATAGCGCTTCAGGACGGGCCGACAATTCTCGTAGGGCATTCATGGGGTGGGGTGGTCATTACCCAAGCCGGTAACGATCCTAAGGTGAAGGGGCTTGTCTATGTCGCCGCCTATATGCCGGATCAAGGCAAGTCAGCCAATGACACGAGTGGTCCGTACGGGCCAACACCTGGACAGAAGAGTATCCAGTTAGATGACAAGCACTATGCACGGGTCTCTTCAGAAGGCGCGATCAAGTATTTCGCACAGGGACTCCCGATGACTGAGCGCCGCACAGTGCTCGCGGTACAGGGACAAACTTACGGTCCGATGTTTGACGAGAAGATCACCCGGGCCGCGTGGAAGTCAAAACCATCGTGGCATGTTATTGCCACAGAGGATCTCATGTTGTTTCCCACCATGGAAGAGACACAAGCCATCAAGGCAGGTGGTAAAGCCTTCAAGATCCCTGCGTGCCATGTGGCTATGCTGCAGCAGCCCCAGAAGGTTGCTGAGGTGATTATGGCTGCAGCTAACGGTGCAAAGCCATGA
- a CDS encoding ABC transporter ATP-binding protein, translated as MPVAVETVASLTNITKRYKNGVTALDGLSLDLHRGEIIALLGPNGAGKSTAVKLMMGLIAPTSGTVGIFGADPRDPHTRLRTGVMLQVGRAPEMLRVREHVNIFRGYYPHPVPYADLVKAAGLEGIEDRFFGQLSGGQKQRVLFAIALAGDPDLVFLDEPTVGLDIESRRTMWAEIRALAARGKTVLLTTHYLEEADALAHRIIVINKGKVICEGTPAEVKSMGSGNRSATAKSIKIIRCATTLTADHLQAMPSVVAVVSVGALIEITSEQPESTLREMLALDQSLGALEVESPALEDAFLALTSQN; from the coding sequence ATGCCCGTCGCAGTGGAAACCGTCGCATCCCTAACCAATATCACCAAGCGCTACAAGAACGGCGTCACGGCGCTCGATGGCCTCTCGCTCGATCTTCACAGAGGAGAGATCATCGCCCTGCTCGGCCCCAATGGCGCGGGCAAGTCCACCGCAGTCAAACTCATGATGGGCCTGATCGCGCCCACCTCCGGCACCGTAGGCATCTTCGGTGCAGACCCGCGCGATCCACACACACGCCTCCGCACCGGCGTCATGCTGCAAGTAGGTCGTGCGCCAGAGATGCTGCGCGTTCGCGAGCATGTCAACATCTTTCGCGGGTACTACCCCCACCCCGTGCCTTACGCCGACCTGGTGAAGGCAGCCGGACTCGAAGGCATCGAAGACCGTTTCTTCGGCCAACTCTCCGGCGGACAGAAGCAGCGCGTCCTCTTCGCGATTGCGCTCGCGGGTGACCCAGACCTGGTATTCCTCGACGAACCTACCGTCGGCCTTGACATCGAATCACGCCGTACCATGTGGGCCGAGATTCGCGCCCTTGCTGCACGCGGCAAAACCGTACTACTCACCACGCATTACCTGGAAGAGGCAGATGCCCTTGCGCATCGCATCATCGTCATCAACAAGGGCAAGGTCATTTGTGAAGGCACACCGGCAGAAGTAAAGTCGATGGGCAGCGGCAACCGCTCCGCTACAGCAAAGAGCATCAAGATCATCCGCTGCGCCACCACCCTCACCGCCGATCATCTGCAGGCGATGCCTAGCGTAGTCGCCGTAGTCAGCGTCGGTGCACTCATTGAAATCACTAGTGAGCAGCCCGAATCTACCCTGCGCGAAATGCTCGCACTCGACCAGTCACTCGGCGCGCTTGAAGTGGAAAGTCCCGCACTGGAAGACGCTTTCCTCGCCCTCACCTCGCAGAACTAA
- a CDS encoding ABC transporter permease codes for MSTTATLPIVSAAAPSAFRIFLTEMRYEVIRALRTRAFSLSAIGFPVMFYCLFGLMMNRNQTIGAVDVTKYLLGGYAIFGSLGAAIFGIGVGVALDRSAGWMELKQASPMPPLAYVLSKACMAVVFSLIIVSILTVLGIAFGHVHITLLEYLHIFGIAALAAIPFSCLGLAMAFLVPPTAAGGIANLIYLPMSFLSGLWVPLKFLPHALQVIAPVFPTYHLAQMMYSTLGAPSEGTLTSHLFGLVGFTFIMLGITWLAYQSRSENA; via the coding sequence ATGTCTACCACCGCTACCCTGCCCATCGTCTCCGCAGCCGCGCCCAGTGCCTTCCGTATCTTCCTCACGGAGATGCGCTACGAAGTCATCCGTGCGCTCCGTACGCGTGCATTCTCTCTTTCAGCCATCGGCTTCCCCGTCATGTTCTATTGCCTCTTCGGCCTCATGATGAATCGCAACCAGACCATCGGCGCAGTCGACGTCACCAAGTACCTCCTCGGCGGCTACGCCATCTTCGGATCACTCGGCGCGGCCATCTTCGGCATCGGTGTTGGCGTCGCTCTCGATCGCTCGGCTGGATGGATGGAATTGAAGCAGGCAAGCCCCATGCCGCCGCTCGCCTACGTGCTTTCCAAGGCCTGCATGGCCGTTGTCTTCTCGCTCATCATTGTGTCCATCCTCACCGTGCTCGGCATCGCCTTCGGCCACGTTCACATTACGCTGTTGGAGTACCTGCATATCTTCGGCATCGCCGCGCTCGCGGCAATCCCGTTCTCCTGCCTCGGCCTCGCCATGGCATTCCTCGTGCCTCCTACGGCCGCAGGCGGCATTGCCAACCTTATCTACCTGCCCATGAGCTTTCTCTCCGGTCTGTGGGTGCCGCTCAAATTCCTGCCACACGCCCTCCAGGTGATCGCACCCGTCTTCCCCACGTATCATCTTGCTCAGATGATGTACTCGACCCTCGGCGCACCATCTGAAGGCACGCTCACAAGCCACCTCTTCGGGCTCGTCGGCTTCACGTTCATCATGCTTGGCATCACCTGGCTCGCCTACCAGAGCCGTTCAGAAAACGCATAA
- a CDS encoding sensor histidine kinase → MSLPIEDLKNARRKMDNKGATLIWLAYTAFLFIDPVFNPSMRLWLGTLAVFAVFLVVYYLYAISCDRKLRYWMVAITFLLGAITLPWNSGGITFFIYAASFLPFIRDDAYLIIGFIALESATMLAETYILHNRGWHVSPISGWMGSFLTLIVGGSNFFFAKQGKSNAKLRMAQEEIEALAAVAERERIARDLHDVLGHTLSLIVLKSELAGRLVASNPQRATEEIAEVERTARTALAEVREAIGGYRARGLAAEIEAARKTLNTAGVTLHVEAADSAEGKLTATEESVLALALREAVTNIVRHAHANTCKLRFVTANGQRRFIIEDDGQHTEVREGNGLRGMRERVESLGGHLLLTRDTGTRLELQLPK, encoded by the coding sequence ATGTCGCTCCCAATTGAAGACCTGAAAAACGCGAGACGGAAGATGGACAACAAAGGGGCCACCCTCATCTGGCTCGCGTACACAGCCTTCCTCTTCATCGACCCGGTCTTCAACCCGAGTATGCGTCTCTGGCTGGGAACACTCGCTGTCTTCGCAGTCTTCCTCGTCGTCTACTACCTCTACGCTATCTCCTGCGACAGGAAGCTCCGCTACTGGATGGTGGCTATCACTTTCCTCCTCGGCGCCATCACGTTGCCGTGGAACTCCGGTGGCATCACCTTCTTCATCTACGCGGCCAGCTTCCTGCCGTTCATCCGCGACGACGCCTATCTCATCATCGGCTTCATCGCTCTCGAATCCGCCACGATGCTTGCTGAGACTTACATCCTGCACAACCGAGGCTGGCATGTATCTCCCATTAGCGGCTGGATGGGCTCATTCCTCACGCTCATCGTTGGCGGCAGCAACTTCTTCTTCGCCAAGCAGGGCAAATCCAATGCGAAGCTCCGCATGGCCCAGGAAGAGATCGAGGCACTCGCCGCCGTCGCAGAACGCGAACGCATTGCGCGCGATCTGCACGATGTCCTTGGCCACACGCTCTCACTCATTGTGTTGAAGAGTGAACTCGCCGGACGCCTCGTCGCGAGCAACCCGCAGCGCGCCACTGAAGAGATCGCCGAAGTTGAACGCACCGCCCGTACCGCACTTGCAGAAGTACGCGAAGCTATCGGAGGCTATCGCGCCCGCGGCCTCGCGGCAGAAATTGAAGCAGCACGCAAAACACTCAACACCGCCGGTGTAACGCTGCATGTAGAAGCTGCAGACTCCGCCGAAGGCAAACTCACAGCGACGGAAGAAAGTGTGCTTGCATTGGCTCTGCGTGAAGCCGTGACCAATATCGTGCGCCACGCCCACGCGAACACGTGTAAGCTTCGTTTCGTAACAGCAAATGGCCAACGCCGCTTCATCATTGAAGACGACGGGCAACACACCGAAGTCCGTGAAGGCAACGGCTTACGTGGCATGCGCGAACGCGTTGAGTCACTCGGTGGACACCTGCTCCTCACCCGCGACACAGGCACCCGACTGGAACTACAACTCCCCAAATGA
- a CDS encoding response regulator transcription factor, giving the protein MKTQNTIRVLLAEDQTMLRGALAALLELEGDIHVVAQAADGREAQRLEREHHPDIVVTDIEMPQMTGLELAAHLKDTGSQSRVIILTTFARPGYLRRALDAGARGYLLKDRPASELAEAIRRVQSGLRAVDPALAAEAWSADADPLSDRERQILQRAGDGRSSADIAAELHLSEGTVRNYLSEAIAKLGAANRTDAARIARTRGWL; this is encoded by the coding sequence ATGAAGACTCAAAATACCATCCGCGTCCTGCTCGCCGAAGATCAAACGATGCTCCGCGGAGCGCTTGCGGCTCTGCTCGAACTGGAAGGCGACATTCACGTCGTCGCGCAAGCAGCCGATGGTCGCGAAGCGCAACGCCTCGAACGCGAGCACCATCCCGACATCGTCGTCACCGACATTGAGATGCCACAGATGACGGGCCTTGAACTTGCGGCACACCTGAAAGACACTGGTTCGCAATCCCGCGTCATCATCCTCACCACCTTCGCGCGCCCCGGTTATCTTCGCCGCGCGCTCGACGCCGGTGCGCGAGGCTACCTGCTCAAAGACCGTCCCGCGTCGGAACTCGCTGAAGCCATCCGCCGCGTCCAATCTGGTCTGCGTGCGGTTGATCCCGCGCTTGCCGCCGAAGCATGGTCCGCAGATGCAGACCCGCTCTCCGATCGCGAACGCCAGATACTGCAACGAGCAGGCGATGGCCGTAGTTCCGCCGATATCGCAGCAGAGCTGCATCTTTCAGAAGGCACTGTGCGCAACTACCTGTCGGAAGCTATCGCCAAACTGGGCGCCGCCAACCGCACAGACGCAGCGCGCATCGCCCGCACGCGCGGCTGGTTGTAG
- a CDS encoding c-type cytochrome domain-containing protein produces MFANKILWKDDTSRRRWTAAIVLSLLLLSLPWIVRLNGQPHADWQQFLGRFHPLAVHLPVTLILLVPLLELGGRRKPALREAAGFVLGLAFVGCIASVILGYLLAFGSGAAGPGVTRHMWGGILLTVCTMLCLLTRPLWSAFPTEKVYPALLAITLMVMMWAAHQGGSLTHGSNYLTVYAPRPIKTIVSLGSSKAKSDSFYVQHIDPIWDKKCMSCHGDGQVKGKLRMDTFEALMLGGKDGPVIVPNKPDDSLLLKRVTLPEGHKQFMPAEGKPPLSQEEIAWIRAWIQQGASPTATHLAGISIREPSNVPLEPVGDYSALQPAIDRMKSVPGAKLLTVSAKPSDGLILNTLDVASSFGDTQLAQFEKYAPYIVEVDLARTAVTDASFTTLAKFTHLRAIHLDNTSVAGNGIEKLAGLKQLTYLNLSGTKITSESAARLKSLPSLQHIYLFNTPAQPLTQAAEVRKTS; encoded by the coding sequence GTGTTCGCTAACAAAATTCTTTGGAAGGACGACACCTCACGCAGACGATGGACAGCCGCAATCGTGCTGTCGCTGTTGCTGCTCAGTCTGCCATGGATCGTTCGACTGAACGGCCAGCCCCATGCGGACTGGCAGCAGTTCCTGGGACGCTTTCATCCGCTTGCGGTACATCTGCCGGTCACGCTCATACTGCTGGTGCCGTTGCTTGAACTTGGTGGCAGACGGAAGCCCGCGCTGCGCGAGGCTGCAGGCTTTGTACTCGGCCTGGCGTTCGTGGGTTGCATCGCATCGGTAATTCTGGGTTATCTGCTTGCCTTTGGAAGTGGTGCGGCTGGTCCAGGAGTCACCCGCCATATGTGGGGCGGCATCCTGCTCACCGTATGCACCATGCTGTGTTTGCTGACGCGTCCTTTATGGTCAGCGTTTCCGACCGAGAAGGTCTATCCGGCATTGCTGGCGATCACACTGATGGTGATGATGTGGGCAGCGCACCAGGGCGGCTCCCTAACGCATGGCAGCAATTACCTCACCGTGTATGCGCCACGTCCGATTAAAACGATCGTCTCCTTGGGCAGTTCGAAGGCAAAGAGCGACTCGTTTTACGTACAGCACATCGACCCCATCTGGGATAAGAAGTGCATGTCCTGTCATGGCGACGGCCAGGTCAAAGGAAAACTACGCATGGACACCTTCGAGGCACTCATGCTGGGCGGTAAAGACGGCCCCGTAATCGTGCCCAACAAGCCGGACGATAGTCTGCTGCTCAAGCGGGTCACGCTTCCGGAAGGTCACAAGCAGTTCATGCCAGCGGAGGGAAAACCACCACTCAGCCAGGAAGAGATTGCATGGATCAGGGCATGGATTCAGCAGGGTGCGTCGCCCACAGCTACACATCTTGCAGGCATCTCGATTCGAGAGCCGAGTAACGTTCCTCTTGAGCCGGTGGGAGACTACAGCGCGTTACAGCCTGCGATTGACCGCATGAAGAGTGTGCCCGGAGCAAAGCTACTGACCGTTTCCGCAAAGCCGTCTGACGGCTTGATACTCAACACACTCGACGTTGCAAGCAGCTTTGGCGATACGCAACTCGCGCAGTTCGAGAAATACGCTCCGTACATCGTCGAGGTCGATCTCGCTAGAACTGCAGTCACCGACGCTAGTTTTACAACGCTCGCCAAATTCACACATCTGCGCGCGATTCATCTGGACAACACAAGTGTTGCCGGGAACGGGATCGAGAAGCTTGCAGGGTTGAAGCAACTGACTTATCTCAACCTGAGCGGGACGAAGATTACGAGCGAAAGCGCCGCGCGGTTGAAATCGCTGCCCAGCCTGCAGCATATATACCTTTTCAACACACCTGCACAGCCTTTGACGCAAGCAGCAGAGGTGAGGAAGACATCATGA